One Formosa agariphila KMM 3901 genomic window, TGGCCAAAATGCAATATGATGAAGCTAAATCTCGCATACCTGAATTGGAAGAAGAAATAAAAGTAATGCTTATTCCTAAAGATCCAGAAGATACTAAGAATGCTGTAGTAGAATTACGTGCCGGAACTGGTGGTGATGAAGCGAGTATTTTTGCTGGAGATTTATTTAGAATGTATACTAAATACTGTGAAGGTAGAGGTTGGAAAGTAGATACAGTAGATTATAGTGAAGGAACAAACGGTGGATTTAAAGAAATTCAGTTTGAAGTTTCAGGTGAAGATGTATATGGTACTTTAAAGTTTGAAGCCGGTGTACACCGTGTTCAGCGTGTACCACAAACAGAAACTCAAGGGCGTGTACATACAAGTGCGGCTACAGTAATGGTATTCCCAGAAGCAGAAGAGTTTGATATTGAAATTAATCCGAAAGAAGTAAGAGTCGATTTTTTCTGTTCTTCAGGTCCAGGAGGTCAATCGGTAAACACAACATATTCGGCAGTGCGTTTAACACACATACCAACAGGATTAGTGGCGCAATGTCAAGATCAGAAGTCTCAACATAAAAATAAAGAAAAAGCATTTAAAGTATTACGTTCGCGTTTATACGAAATGGAATTGGCGAAAAAGAATGCTGCCGATGCCGAAAAACGTGGTACTATGGTTACTTCTGGAGATAGAAGTGCTAAAATTAGAACCTACAATTATTCGCAAGGTCGTGTAACCGATCATAGAATTGGATTAACACTTTACGATCTTGGAAATATTGTAAATGGAGATATTCAGAAAATAATAGATGAATTACAATTGGCTGAAAACACTGAAAAGTTAAAAGCTAACGACGATGTAATCTAAACTTTTAGCCTCTTCTTTTAGAGGCTTTTTTTATATTAAATTGCAATTTAAGCATTTCAAAATTTAAAGTATTTAAACGTGACTACACAAGAACTTATAGAGCAAATCCGATTAAAAAAATCATTTTTAACTATTGGATTAGATGTCGATTTAAATAAAATTCCAAAGCATTTATTAGAAACAGAAGATCCCATCTTCGAGTTTAATAAAGCGATTATAGATGCAACACATCATTTATGTGTGGCTTATAAACCGAACACTGCTTTTTACGAAGCTTATGGTTTAAAAGGGTGGAAAGCTTTAGAGAAAACGATAACCTATTTAAACGAAAATCACCCGGAAATATTTACTATTGCCGATGCAAAACGTGGCGATATTGGGAATACAAGCAGCATGTATGCTAAAGCTTTTCTTGAAGATCTAGCATTCGACAGTGTTACTGTTGCACCTTATATGGGGAAAGATTCTGTAGAACCATTTTTAGCGTTTAAAGATAAACATACCATTCTTTTAGCATTAACGTCTAATCAAGGTGCTTTCGATTTTCAAACGAAAACCATTGATGGGAAAGAAGTGTATAAACAAGTTTTAGAAACCTCTAAAACATGGGAGAACTCAGAAAACTTAATGTATGTTGTTGGTGCTACTAAAGCAGAATTCTTAACAGATATAAGAAAAATTATTCCAGAGAGTTTTTTATTAGTTCCTGGTGTAGGTGCTCAAGGTGGAAGTTTACAAGAGGTCTGTAAATACGGTATGACCGATACTATTGGCTTATTAATAAATTCATCTCGCGGCATTATTTATGCATCTAACGGAGCCGATTTTGCAGAAGCAGCTGCTAAAAGTGCAAAGTGCTTACAGCAAGATATGGAAGTAATTTTAAACGCAAACTAGTTAAACGTGCCTGTCTATAAAGATCAATTAAAACGCACAATTTCCTTAGATGCTGTGCCTAAACGGATTGTATCTTTAGTGCCAAGTCAGACAGAATTACTATGCGATTTAGGATTAGAACATTCAATTGTAGGGGTGACCAAATTTTGTGTGAATCCCACACATTTACTAGCTTCAAAAACAAGTGTTGGTGGTACAAAACAAGTCAACTACGATAAAATTAGAGCTTTAAATCCTGATATTATTCTATGTAATAAGGAGGAAAATGCGAAAGACATGATTACTGAATTGGAGCACATAGCGCCTGTTCATATATCAGATATTTATACGCTAAACGATAGCTTAGAATTAATTAATATGTATGCCGAACTTTTTAACACGTCAATACAAGCCAATAGTATAATACAAGGCATAAAAAAAAGTAAGGCCGAATTTGAAGATTTTATAGCCATAAAACCTTTAAAAACTGTTGCTTACTTTATATGGAAATCACCGTGGATGGTTGCTGCTAATCATACATTTATCAATCATTTATTAATAGAAAATAAATTAGATAACATATTTTCAACACGAGACCGTTATCCAGAGATTGATTTAGATACCATGAAAACTTCACCAGATTTGGTGTTTTTGTCGAGTGAGCCTTATCCGTTTAAAGAAAACCATATTAACGAAGTAAAAACGTATTTTCCAAATTCCAAAGTTGTTTTAGTAGATGGAGAAATGTTCTCTTGGTATGGGTCTCGATTACAAAAGGCGTACGTCTATTTTAAAACGCTCAGCGAAATGTACCGTTAGTTATTAGCTTTAACACGAATTAATTCTTGTTCTAACTTCGAAGCTTCAAAATATAAATAGTCACTTAAACTACCATCGGTTTGCATCACATTGTAGGCTTCTTCAACAAAAGATTTATAAAGATTTTGTAATTCTTCAACCTTTAATATCTTTTTTAAGTTTGGTTTTACTTGTCCTACTTTACTGAATTGATTTTTCATAATATTATAATTGTTTATAACATTAATGTAAAAACCGTGCCAAAGAATATGGTGTTTTAGTTAATAAAATGATAATATTCTATTGCATTGGTAATTGATTGGCATCACCACGATACAAATAATTAAGTCGATTAATTTTGTTTAGAAGTTTAATCGCTTGATATTCTGAAATATCACTGATTGCAGCATCTGTTTGGCGAAAATTGTACGCCCTCTCCATTAGTTGTTTATAACGTTTGTTGAGCTTTTTCTGGTTTTTTTTAAGGAGGATACTTCTGTTCATCTTATTGGTACTTAGTGTTTTAAATATACATTAAAAAAAATGAAACGCTTATACTCTAAATCATAAAATTTTATAAAAAAAAAGTATCACTAATTTCTTAGTGATACTTTTATGCTTTGCACACACAAGATATATTTAAATCTTTAATGCGTTTGGGGTTAATCTTGTAATTTAAATACAGATTGTAATAGTTCTGTAGATCGTGCTGCTGTAGAGCCTCTAATTTCTTTTTCTTCTACTGCTATCATTGTATAAACACCATCTAAGGCTTCGGTAGTTACATAATCTGTTAAATCAGGATTTACCTTAGATACAAATGGCATACTATTGTATTTAGAAATTAAACTGCTCCAAATTTTATCGGCGCCCACTTTACTAAACGATTCGTTTATTACAGGGTGAAATTTCTCGTAAAGCGAAGTTTGAGTTTTAGACGTAAGATAAGTTGTTGCCGCATCGTCATTACCTAATAGAATGCTTTTGGCATCGTTAAAAGTAATGTCTTTAACAGCATCAACAAAAATAGGTGTGGCTTCTTTTACAGCATCTTCTGCGGCGCGGTTTAAAACTTTAATGCCTTCATCGGCTAAATCTCCTAGCCCCATTTTACGCAAGCCCGCATCAACTTTCTGTAATTCGTCGGGTAACATAATTTTAACTAAGTCATTTTTATAGAATCCGTCGGTTTGGGTTAATTTATTTACTTGATCTTCAATACCTAAATTTAAAGCCTCTCTCAGTCCTGCGGCAATATCGGTATTAGATAGGTTTATTAACGAAGTGGATTCTGATGAGGAGGATTCTGAAGATGATGTTGCTTTTTTAAAGGAGTTGACTAAATCACCCAAAGATTGAGCGGAAGTGTTTAGTGCAGATAGCAGTAAACATGTGAAAATAATTCTTTTCAAAAGGTTTGTTTTTAAGATTTGAGGTGCAAAAATATGTGTATAATTTTATAAAAATGCATAAATTTATACCAATTCGATGTTAAAAAATGAGGACTTCTTACAGATATGCGTAATTTAAATGACTAAGTAAGTAGATTTAGTGCAAGTGTTGAAACTATTCAGTTTTATAAAATAGAAACGAAAATGATACAGTTAAAATTGGTTAGTTTTTCAAGTAAAGGATATAAAAAAGAGCTTATAGTCTCGTACGAACAAGTTATACTGCTAAGAACCTATTTAGTAAATATGATTAAGTGCGATGTACTGGTTATAAACACTAATATTGGTTTAGATGTATATTATAACAGTATAGAAAATAATAAAGCCCATATAGAAAATGCATTTATTATTCTTTTAGCCAAGGGCGGAAAAATAATCACCGATTATTATACATCAGATATAAATTCTATAGATGAAGTCCGTGCTAAAAGTCACCAGTATTTTAAACGCTTAATAAATCATCCGCTTTTATTTAAAAGCTATGCTAAGAGCATGTGTTATCAGATAAATTTAAATTATGCCGAAAATTCAAAATTAATTGAGTCACTATTCTCAATTTGGCAAGATGAATTATTACGATTAAACGACACCGATGTTCAAGTTTATATTCTAAGAACATTTTTGTCCAATTTACAACTCACCTATATACAACAATCCTGTAAACCTGAATTACAGGATTTATTAAGAGCAGCTTTAGATCAGAAACATTGTAATTAATAAAAAATAAGTGTCTTATTATTAAACACCATAACCTTTCGGTTGATATGATGTTTAATTGCTGTCGCTAAAACTATTTTTTCTAAATCACGTCCTTTTGCAATTAAATCTTCTATCGCATGGTTATGCGTAACTCGCGTTACGTCTTGCTCTATAATTGGACCTGCATCTAAATCTTCGGTAACATAATGACTCGTTGCACCAATAATTTTCACACCGCGTTTATATGCCGAATGATATGGTTTTGCGCCAACAAAAGCAGGTAAAAACGAATGGTGAATATTAATAATTTTATTTGGGTATTCGTTTATCAATTTAGGAGAGATTATCTGCATATAACGTGCAAGCACTATAAAATTAATCTGGTGCTTTTTTAATAACTCTAATTGTCTAGCTTCAGCTTCAGGTTTTGTGTCTTTAGTAACAGGAACGTGGTAAAACGGAATATCAAAACTATCGGCAATAGGTTTTAAATCTAGATGATTACTTAAAATAAAAGGAATTTCAGCATTTAATTCACCCGACTTATAACGCCCTAAAATATCGTATAAACAGTGGTCGTACTTAGATACAAATAGGGCCATTTTAGGTTGCACTTCAGACGTGTAAATGCGCCACTTCATTACAAACTGTTTAGCCAATCCGTTTTTAAACGTATCTTTTAAATCTTCTAAATCTAGGATGTTGTTATCGAACTCACATTCTAGACGCATAAAAAAGATATTTTGTTCACGGTCTACGTGTTGATCAATATATACGATGTTCCCTCCTTGCTGAGCGATAAAATTAGATACAGCTGCAATAATCCCAGATTGGTCGTTGCAGTGCATTAAAAGCGTGATCTTATTCATTAAATTTGGTTCTAAAAGTCTGTAAAAATACTCAGAATAAAATATCTACACACGAATTGAAAACATTTTAGATAAATTAACTTAAATCTTAGTTTTTTTTGAATATTCCGTAAATTGCCGCTCAATTAAATAGTTTTTATTGAAAATGAAACAAATAGAACCTTACAAGCCAACATATAAAGTACGAATAGTAACCGCAGCGTCCCTTTTTGATGGGCACGATGCATCTATAAACATCATGCGTCGCATCATCCAGTCTACTGGAGTAGAAGTTATTCATCTCGGGCACGACCGTAGTGTAGATGAAGTGGTGAATACAGCCATTCAAGAAGATGCGAATGCCATTTGCTTAACCTCATATCAAGGCGGACATAACGAATATTTTAAATACATGTTCGACCTTTTGAAGGAAAGAGGAGCGGGACATATTAAAATCTTCGGTGGCGGAGGTGGTGTAATTTTACCTTCAGAGATTAAAGAACTTATGGATTATGGTATTACCAGAATCTATTCGCCAGACGACGGACGGGAACTAGGTTTACAAGGGATGATTAACGATTTGGTTAAGCAGTCAGATTTTAAAAGTCCATCTTTAATCCTTCCTAAAGGGAAAGAAATATCAGAATCTTTAAAAGATAAAGATGTAACAACCATTGCGAGGTTAATTTCTTTTGCTGAAAATGCTCATGACTTGTTCGAAGCAAGCTTTTCTCCTTTGGAGAACACAGGAAAAGAGGTTCCTGTGCTGGGAATTACAGGAACAGGAGGTGCTGGTAAATCGTCTTTAGTCGATGAGTTGGTACGTCGTTTTCTTATAGATTTCCCAGAGAAAACCATCGGATTAATTTCTGTAGATCCTTCAAAACGAAAAACTGGAGGAGCACTTTTAGGCGATAGAATCCGAATGAATGCCATAAACAATTCTCGTGTGTATATGCGTAGTTTGGCTACACGTCAGTCTAACTTAGCACTGTCTAAACATGTAAATGAAGCGGTTGAAGTTTTAAAAGCCGCCGAATACGATTTAATCATTTTAGAAACCTCTGGGATTGGACAATCCGATACAGAAATTATAGAACACAGCGACTTGTCGTTATACGTGATGACTCCTGAATTTGGAGCGGCGACACAGTTAGAAAAAATCGATATGTTAGATTTTGCCGATTTAGTGGCGATTAATAAATTCGATAAACGTGGGGCTTTAGATGCCATTCGCGATGTAAAAAAACAATATATGCGTAACCATAATATGTGGCACGCAGATCCAGATACCATGCCGGTATTCGGAACAATAGCTTCCCAATTTAACGATCCAGGGATGAACACGCTGTACAAAGCTGTGATGGATGGATTGGTGGAAAAATTAGATGCCGATTTAAAAACTAGTATCTCGATTTCGAAAGAAATGAGTGAGAAGATTTATGTCATTCCGCCTTCAAGAACACGTTACCTATCTGAAATTGCTGAAAATAATCGGGGGTACGATAAAACAGCCGAAAATCAGGTTGTAGTGGCTCAGAAATTATACGGGATTTATAAAACAATCTGTTCTGTAGGAGATGTCACTTTGAGCGCAGTCGAAAAGTCTTTCATTGGAAAACTAGGGCTTGATCAAGATGAAATCCTGAAGGAAGTTCACGAAGATAAAACAGATTTCATTAAAATGCTTATTGCTGAATTCGATCGCGTAAAATTAAATTTAGATCCGTATAACTGGGAAATTATTACCGGTTGGGATGCTAAAGTCAATACATACAAAAATCCGATTTATGCCTTTAAAGTCAGAGATAAGGAAATAAAAATAGAGACACATACCGAGTCACTTTCACATTTACAAATCCCAAAAGTCGCTTTGCCAAAGTATCAAGCTTGGGGCGATATTTTACGTTGGTGTTTACAAGAAAATGTGCCTGGAGAATTCCCGTATACTTCAGGTCTGTATCCGTTTAAACGTACCGGTGAAGACCCTGCACGTATGTTTGCAGGAGAGGGCGGACCAGAACGTACCAACCGTCGTTTTCATTATGTAAGTGCTGGGTTACCTGCAAAACGCTTATCTACAGCATTCGATAGTGTGACGCTATATGGTAACGATCCCGATTTACGTCCAGATATTTATGGAAAAATTGGTAATGCCGGAGTCAGTATTTGTTGTTTAGACGATGCTAAAAAACTATATTCTGGTTTTAATTTAGCCGATGTCATGACGTCTGTAAGTATGACGATTAATGGTCCTGCGCCCATGTTACTTGGCTTTTTTATGAATGCGGCCATCGATCAGCAATGTGAGTTATATATTAAGGAGCATGATTTAGTTGAAGATATTGAAGCTAAAATAGATGCCATTTATAAAGCTAAAGGCGTAGAACGTCCAACATATAATGGAGCACTTCCTGAAGGAAATAACGGATTAGGTTTAATGCTTTTAGGAGTAACCGGAGACGAAGTATTATCTGCCGATGTGTATTTAGATATTAAAACCAAAACAATTGCTCAAGTTCGTGGTACGGTGCAAGCCGATATTTTAAAAGAAGACCAAGCGCAAAACACCTGTATCTTTTCTACAGAATTTGCATTGCGTTTAATGGGAGATGTACAAGAGTATTTTATCGATAATAATGTACGTAACTTTTATTCGGTGTCTATTTCTGGCTATCATATTGCCGAAGCAGGCGCCAACCCCATCACGCAATTGGCATTAACATTGTCTAACGGATTTACGTATGTCGAGTACTATTTAAGTCGTGGGATGGATATTAATAAATTCGGACCAAACTTATCGTTCTTTTTCTCTAATGGTATCGACCCAGAATATTCGGTAATCGGACGTGTAGCGCGTAAAATTTGGGCTAAAGCGATGAAATTAAAATACGGCGCCAACTCAAGAGCTCAAATGCTGAAATATCATATTCAGACCTCTGGACGTAGTTTACATGCTCAGGAAATCGATTTTAACGACATTCGTACCAGTCTTCAAGCATTGTATGCGATTTACGATAATTGTAATTCTTTACACACCAATGCTTACGATGAAGCGATTACCACACCAACCGAAGAATCGGTGCGTCGTGCTATGGCCATTCAGTTAATTATAAACAAAGAATTAGGATTAGCTAAAAATGAAAATCCAATTCAGGGGTCTTTCATTATTGAAGAGCTAACCGATTTAGTCGAAGAAGCTGTGCTGTTAGAATTCGACAGAATTACCGAACGTGGTGGCGTTTTAGGTGCTATGGAAACCATGTATCAGCGTAGTAAAATACAAGAAGAAAGTTTGTATTACGAAACCTTGAAACACAATGGCGATTTCCCTATTATTGGTGTAAATACCTTCTTAAGTTCTAAAGGATCGCCAACAGTGATTCCAAAAGAAGTGATTCGTGCGACGGAAGAAGAGAAACAATTTCAGATTAAAACATTAGAAAATCTTCATAAAGGAAATGATACTGCGGAATTGTTGAAGGACCTGCAGCATAAAGCTATTCATAACGAAAATATTTTTGAAGCCTTAATGGATGTGTGTAAAGTATGTTCTTTAGGAGAAATTACAGAAGCATTATTCGAAGTGGGCGGACAATACCGAAGAAACATGTAATAGTAAAGTATAATTAATCCTGTGAAAAACCTCAAATCTATCCGATTTGAGGTTTTTTGTGTTTTAAAAGGTTTAAAAACGCGATTTATTAAATAGAATCATGAGGCTTTAAGTGAATTCCATAGTCCACTATTAAAAAAGTATTTATACAACAGTTAATTGGATTATTATAAGCGTGTTAAAAAGTACAGAAATTCTATGGGGCATTACACTTTAAAAAGCGTGATTAATTTTCAATTAATATTAGCGTGTGTTTTCCGTTAATCCGGTAATGTTGTGTTAATGCAGGTAACATTTAGATAGCGATATATTAACCAAACTACCTTACTTAGGTAACAAGATTCCACGGTGCTAATAATAGATTTGTTCACAACTAAAAATCAACTTAAACTTTAAATTATGAACAAAATTATTAGAATTTTTCTTTTATCATTTGTACTAACAGCAACCAGCACATTAGTAGTAAGCTGTGATGTTGAAGATGGAAAAGATGGTGTTAATGGCGTAGATGGAGCAGACGGTGTAGACGGAGAAGATGGTGAAGACGGAGAAGATTTAACGCTTGAAGACTTAATTCCTTTAACCGAATCAAAAACGCCAAACTTATTAAAAGTAGAAAGTGCATTCTCATCAATTAACATTACAACTATTTTATCTTCTGAAGATAGATTAGAAAGCACTCCAGATTTCGTATACG contains:
- the prfA gene encoding peptide chain release factor 1, with translation MLDKLQIVKQRFDEVSDLIIQPDIITDQKRYVQLNKEYKDLRGLMDKREEYIALTENIKESEEIIADGSDAEMVDMAKMQYDEAKSRIPELEEEIKVMLIPKDPEDTKNAVVELRAGTGGDEASIFAGDLFRMYTKYCEGRGWKVDTVDYSEGTNGGFKEIQFEVSGEDVYGTLKFEAGVHRVQRVPQTETQGRVHTSAATVMVFPEAEEFDIEINPKEVRVDFFCSSGPGGQSVNTTYSAVRLTHIPTGLVAQCQDQKSQHKNKEKAFKVLRSRLYEMELAKKNAADAEKRGTMVTSGDRSAKIRTYNYSQGRVTDHRIGLTLYDLGNIVNGDIQKIIDELQLAENTEKLKANDDVI
- the pyrF gene encoding orotidine-5'-phosphate decarboxylase, producing MTTQELIEQIRLKKSFLTIGLDVDLNKIPKHLLETEDPIFEFNKAIIDATHHLCVAYKPNTAFYEAYGLKGWKALEKTITYLNENHPEIFTIADAKRGDIGNTSSMYAKAFLEDLAFDSVTVAPYMGKDSVEPFLAFKDKHTILLALTSNQGAFDFQTKTIDGKEVYKQVLETSKTWENSENLMYVVGATKAEFLTDIRKIIPESFLLVPGVGAQGGSLQEVCKYGMTDTIGLLINSSRGIIYASNGADFAEAAAKSAKCLQQDMEVILNAN
- a CDS encoding ABC transporter substrate-binding protein, whose translation is MPVYKDQLKRTISLDAVPKRIVSLVPSQTELLCDLGLEHSIVGVTKFCVNPTHLLASKTSVGGTKQVNYDKIRALNPDIILCNKEENAKDMITELEHIAPVHISDIYTLNDSLELINMYAELFNTSIQANSIIQGIKKSKAEFEDFIAIKPLKTVAYFIWKSPWMVAANHTFINHLLIENKLDNIFSTRDRYPEIDLDTMKTSPDLVFLSSEPYPFKENHINEVKTYFPNSKVVLVDGEMFSWYGSRLQKAYVYFKTLSEMYR
- a CDS encoding Lacal_2735 family protein; this translates as MKNQFSKVGQVKPNLKKILKVEELQNLYKSFVEEAYNVMQTDGSLSDYLYFEASKLEQELIRVKANN
- a CDS encoding Lacal_2735 family protein; this encodes MNRSILLKKNQKKLNKRYKQLMERAYNFRQTDAAISDISEYQAIKLLNKINRLNYLYRGDANQLPMQ
- a CDS encoding DUF4197 domain-containing protein — its product is MKRIIFTCLLLSALNTSAQSLGDLVNSFKKATSSSESSSSESTSLINLSNTDIAAGLREALNLGIEDQVNKLTQTDGFYKNDLVKIMLPDELQKVDAGLRKMGLGDLADEGIKVLNRAAEDAVKEATPIFVDAVKDITFNDAKSILLGNDDAATTYLTSKTQTSLYEKFHPVINESFSKVGADKIWSSLISKYNSMPFVSKVNPDLTDYVTTEALDGVYTMIAVEEKEIRGSTAARSTELLQSVFKLQD
- the purU gene encoding formyltetrahydrofolate deformylase, with the translated sequence MNKITLLMHCNDQSGIIAAVSNFIAQQGGNIVYIDQHVDREQNIFFMRLECEFDNNILDLEDLKDTFKNGLAKQFVMKWRIYTSEVQPKMALFVSKYDHCLYDILGRYKSGELNAEIPFILSNHLDLKPIADSFDIPFYHVPVTKDTKPEAEARQLELLKKHQINFIVLARYMQIISPKLINEYPNKIINIHHSFLPAFVGAKPYHSAYKRGVKIIGATSHYVTEDLDAGPIIEQDVTRVTHNHAIEDLIAKGRDLEKIVLATAIKHHINRKVMVFNNKTLIFY
- a CDS encoding methylmalonyl-CoA mutase family protein; amino-acid sequence: MKQIEPYKPTYKVRIVTAASLFDGHDASINIMRRIIQSTGVEVIHLGHDRSVDEVVNTAIQEDANAICLTSYQGGHNEYFKYMFDLLKERGAGHIKIFGGGGGVILPSEIKELMDYGITRIYSPDDGRELGLQGMINDLVKQSDFKSPSLILPKGKEISESLKDKDVTTIARLISFAENAHDLFEASFSPLENTGKEVPVLGITGTGGAGKSSLVDELVRRFLIDFPEKTIGLISVDPSKRKTGGALLGDRIRMNAINNSRVYMRSLATRQSNLALSKHVNEAVEVLKAAEYDLIILETSGIGQSDTEIIEHSDLSLYVMTPEFGAATQLEKIDMLDFADLVAINKFDKRGALDAIRDVKKQYMRNHNMWHADPDTMPVFGTIASQFNDPGMNTLYKAVMDGLVEKLDADLKTSISISKEMSEKIYVIPPSRTRYLSEIAENNRGYDKTAENQVVVAQKLYGIYKTICSVGDVTLSAVEKSFIGKLGLDQDEILKEVHEDKTDFIKMLIAEFDRVKLNLDPYNWEIITGWDAKVNTYKNPIYAFKVRDKEIKIETHTESLSHLQIPKVALPKYQAWGDILRWCLQENVPGEFPYTSGLYPFKRTGEDPARMFAGEGGPERTNRRFHYVSAGLPAKRLSTAFDSVTLYGNDPDLRPDIYGKIGNAGVSICCLDDAKKLYSGFNLADVMTSVSMTINGPAPMLLGFFMNAAIDQQCELYIKEHDLVEDIEAKIDAIYKAKGVERPTYNGALPEGNNGLGLMLLGVTGDEVLSADVYLDIKTKTIAQVRGTVQADILKEDQAQNTCIFSTEFALRLMGDVQEYFIDNNVRNFYSVSISGYHIAEAGANPITQLALTLSNGFTYVEYYLSRGMDINKFGPNLSFFFSNGIDPEYSVIGRVARKIWAKAMKLKYGANSRAQMLKYHIQTSGRSLHAQEIDFNDIRTSLQALYAIYDNCNSLHTNAYDEAITTPTEESVRRAMAIQLIINKELGLAKNENPIQGSFIIEELTDLVEEAVLLEFDRITERGGVLGAMETMYQRSKIQEESLYYETLKHNGDFPIIGVNTFLSSKGSPTVIPKEVIRATEEEKQFQIKTLENLHKGNDTAELLKDLQHKAIHNENIFEALMDVCKVCSLGEITEALFEVGGQYRRNM